Genomic DNA from Deltaproteobacteria bacterium:
GTGGTCAGCCCGCCGGCCCGAAGGAGTTCATAAAATGGCTCCAGGCCGCAACGGGCCAGCAGTCGTACGGCCGGAACATTGAGGGACGCGGCCAGGGCCGTGCGCGCGCTGACCGCGCCCTGAAAATTCTGGCCATAGTTTTCGGGGCGATAACCTCCGAAGTCCGTGGGCACGTCCAGAAGCAGGGACGCGGGCGTAAGATGGCCCTGGTCAAAGGCCAGGGCATAGAGAAAGGGCTTGAGGGTCGAGCCCGGCGCGCGTCGGGACAGGGTGTTGTCGACCTGGCCCTGGTGATTCGGGTCCCAAAAATCCGCCGAGCCGACGTGGGCCAGAATTTCGCGGGTCTTGAGGTCGAGCACGACCAGGGCCGCGTTGCCGATGGACGCCCGCCGCAACGCGTCCATCCGGGCCGTGACCAGACTTTCGGCCACGGCTTGGATGCGTCGGTCCAGGCTGGAGCGGATCACGGCGCGGTCCGGGAGGTTGGCTCGGGCCCAGAGACAAAAATGGGGCGCGGCCTGGGGTACCTGGGCGCGCGCGGCCAGAAGCGGCCGGGTGCGGCTTTCGGCCAGGTCTTTGTGCGCGAACACGCCTTGGCCGTCGAAACGGCGCAGAACCCGGTCGCGCACGGCGCGGGCGGCCTCGGGATGTCGGAGCGGGTTGTAGCGGGTCGGCGAGCGCGGCAGGACCGAGAGCAGGGCGATCTCGCCCAGGGACAGCCGGCGCGGGTCCTTGTCGAAATAGTGCCAGGCGGCCGCGCCCACGCCGACCACGTTGCCGCCGAACGGGGCCAGATTCAGATACCAGGTCAGGATTTGGTCCTTGGAGTAGTGGGCCGAGAGCTGCACGGCGCGGAAGGATTCGACAATTTTCGCGCCCAGGGTACGCGGCGCGGGTGCGGTCAGGCGGGCGACCTGCATGGGGATGGTCGAGGCCCCGCTGATGACGCGGCCGTGGCGCAGATTGAGCCACAGGGCGCGGATTACGGCCAGGGGATTGACGCCAGGATGGCGGTAAAAATGGCGATCCTCGGAGGCGATGATGGCTGTGACCAGGTCCGGCGAAACTTCGTCTAGAGTCACGGGAAAGCGCCACATGCCGTCCGGGGCCAGGAAGAAGCGCAGGGGCTCGCCATTCCGGTCCAGGATGCGGACCGACGGCGCGGGCTCCAGATTGGCCACGGGAAAGGGGAAAAGGTGGTCCAGGATCAGGGTCGCGCAGATCAGGGCGGCCAGAAGCAGAACCAGGGCCGTGACCGGGCGCGTCAGTCGTGACTGGCGCCGGGCCACGGCCCTGATGCCGTGGATCATGGAGTGGGCGCCTCGCTTGTGACGCGGATGGTTCCCAGCGGGCCGCTGGCGCGCAGGGACGGGATGTACATGGCTTCGGCCTGGACCGGCGGTAGGGTGAAAACGCCCGGCGTCACGGCCCGCAGCACGCTGTAGCGGACTTTCCAGCCCTTGCCGTCGAGGCTGGTGAAGACCAGGACGCGGTCGTCGCGCAGATCCTGATGGCCTTCCATGAAGGCCGTGTCATCCATCCAGTCGAGCTTTTCGGTGGTTGCCAGACGCGGATTTTCCACTTCCAGCCCGGCCGGCAGCAGACTCTGCACGACCACGTTGTCGAGGCGGCCCGTGGTCGAGCGGACCCGTGTTTTCATGACGATCAGTTCGCCCTGGCGGACCTGGTTCAGGTCCAGGGGCGCACCGGTCTGGGTCAGGAAGGTCTGGTCGACGTCCAGGCCCTGGGCCGTGGGCGCGTGGCTTTCGGCCTTGGGCGCGCCCGAAGTCAGGACCGAGAAGAACACGTCGCGGCCGGCCGGGGCCTTGGTCAATTTCAACGCGCCCAGGGTGTTGATGTCGGAGCCGACCCAGATTTTTGTTTCGTCGATGGTCGCGTTGCCCCCGTCCCAGCTCAGGGTGCCGGCAAAGGGGCGCGGATCGTTTTGGGCCGCCAGGTATTTGCCCATGGCCATGAAGGCCAGACTTGTTTCCTGGGTCGAGTACCACACTCCCTGGCCCAGATCCGCGCTGATGCGTGTGATCAGCTCGGGCAGGCGTGGGTCTTCGGGCAGATTCCGCTCCAGGATCAGGGCGGCCAGCGCTCGGTCGCGCAGACCGGAGCCGAGGTTGCCGCCGGACTCCCGGCGGGCGTCGTCAAAGGCCGGGCTGACATGAAGCAGCTCGAAGCCCGCGTTCTGGTTGTTGGTCTCGAAATAGGCCCCGGCCAGAAGGGTCCGGGTCATGCCGTTTAAATCCTTGCCAAAGGTGGCGCGCAGGAAATCCTGTCCGCCCAGATCGGCCCGGTCGCCCAGGGCCAGGACGTAGAGGGCGTAGGCCGCCTGTTCCACTCTGGCCGCCGGGCTGCCCGATTCGGGGTTGGCCAGTCCGCGCAGGTATTCCAGCCCGGCGTCGAGCATGCGCGGCGGCACGGTGTGCCCGGCCTGGCGCGCTTCGAGCAGGAAATGACAGATATAGGCCGACATCCACGGGTCCGGATCGCCGTCGCCGGGCCAGTAGCCATAGCCGCCGGACGAGGTCTGCATGGTCTGCAAACGGCGGATGGCGGTTTGGACCAGACCCGCCGCCCCGGTGGTGTTGAAGCGGCCGGGAGCCAGTTCCTGGGCCAGGGCCGCAAAGTGGAGGAGCGGAAAGGCCTTGGATACGGTCTGTTCGGCGCAGCCATGGGGATAGCCTAAAAGGTTGTCCAAATGGCCGGCGAAGCGCATCAGCGGCAGAGTGGACAGGCGCACCGTGCGCCGAACCGTTCCGGGCAGGAGCGTGTCCGGCGCGGTCGTGTCCAACTCGCCGTCCGCCTCCTTGAGCCCGCCGCTGGTCATGGTCCGCAGGACGGGCAGGG
This window encodes:
- a CDS encoding penicillin-binding protein 1C produces the protein MIHGIRAVARRQSRLTRPVTALVLLLAALICATLILDHLFPFPVANLEPAPSVRILDRNGEPLRFFLAPDGMWRFPVTLDEVSPDLVTAIIASEDRHFYRHPGVNPLAVIRALWLNLRHGRVISGASTIPMQVARLTAPAPRTLGAKIVESFRAVQLSAHYSKDQILTWYLNLAPFGGNVVGVGAAAWHYFDKDPRRLSLGEIALLSVLPRSPTRYNPLRHPEAARAVRDRVLRRFDGQGVFAHKDLAESRTRPLLAARAQVPQAAPHFCLWARANLPDRAVIRSSLDRRIQAVAESLVTARMDALRRASIGNAALVVLDLKTREILAHVGSADFWDPNHQGQVDNTLSRRAPGSTLKPFLYALAFDQGHLTPASLLLDVPTDFGGYRPENYGQNFQGAVSARTALAASLNVPAVRLLARCGLEPFYELLRAGGLTT
- a CDS encoding alpha-2-macroglobulin family protein, which translates into the protein RVRLSDPASGTASELEFYCGGWGYSPWAVQNPARLELIPDKAGYRAGETASVQIRSPFAGKALVTVEGRDVDYLQTVELTGNTAQIHIPVREDWQPNRHLTVTLVRRGADIQPGSPGRAFGAIPLFVDSLSNKMNVGVTAPAEIRPETDLRLEIQATPHARLTVAVVDEGILQLAGGQNPDPFAHFYAQRALDVESFDNFALLFPHIALAVPLAGGDEALGASAFMRTEGIRRVKPVTFWSGWLTADEGGKLAHTVHLPDFQGALRVVAVGHKDKSFGTGVALTRVRTPLVLTPTLPRFLALGDEIAIPLTVRNDTPATGTFSVNASVDGPATLGQMPEPLSIATGTEKTVYLPLRCGQVEGAVHIAITATGNGETTTVREDLDQRSPLPVLRTMTSGGLKEADGELDTTAPDTLLPGTVRRTVRLSTLPLMRFAGHLDNLLGYPHGCAEQTVSKAFPLLHFAALAQELAPGRFNTTGAAGLVQTAIRRLQTMQTSSGGYGYWPGDGDPDPWMSAYICHFLLEARQAGHTVPPRMLDAGLEYLRGLANPESGSPAARVEQAAYALYVLALGDRADLGGQDFLRATFGKDLNGMTRTLLAGAYFETNNQNAGFELLHVSPAFDDARRESGGNLGSGLRDRALAALILERNLPEDPRLPELITRISADLGQGVWYSTQETSLAFMAMGKYLAAQNDPRPFAGTLSWDGGNATIDETKIWVGSDINTLGALKLTKAPAGRDVFFSVLTSGAPKAESHAPTAQGLDVDQTFLTQTGAPLDLNQVRQGELIVMKTRVRSTTGRLDNVVVQSLLPAGLEVENPRLATTEKLDWMDDTAFMEGHQDLRDDRVLVFTSLDGKGWKVRYSVLRAVTPGVFTLPPVQAEAMYIPSLRASGPLGTIRVTSEAPTP